The DNA sequence TTTACTGGCGTCTTATGTACAGATGTTTCTGATAAACGTGGGGCTTGAGCATATAACAGGGATGCAAACTCATCatgggtgaaaaaggtgacaaagACTCTAGAGTTGTGCagtaaaatgcactttaaactttaaagatTGGCATTTAATTCATGAAGATGACATGAAAAAAATGTGTCTACTGGTGGAAAACAAAGATTTGTaagatgaaaatgacatgaaattaCCAGTACAACCAGTAGATgccagcagagctcattagctcAGTTACCATTtccaaatatggatgctttatgcaaatgtctgtttattattagtgaaaccatagtcaacagagcatgaagactagacatgtttcagaggtcatagatgtttttcaaataacttgttcatgtctattaaacacatgaaaaaagaacatagaaataccaggttcccgttacttctctttctttgcactgagcaatttacttacacaagCCTGTTTACATTATCTGCaggacagggcagctcacttctgatgaacatgcaaaatgtacatttattatttattattagatttgcttgtttctctgtgcccacatactgcAATTTGATGCAGCCAAATTcttaataaaactgttttcattgttatattttactgattctgttgtcagacaaccaaattaatatgaaatagtgactgaaacgtgACCTATTAAGACTACATAATCAGatctcccttccaagatgttaatctgtacaaaaatcctgatttatttttgagtcgtcgtctgatgaaatcaaatacacataagataaaAACAACAGCTGTGTTGTGATTTTGACTatacttgcatttaaaattaaagaagcaacataatatctggTCTAACTAAAAGCGCTGCTCCTCAGCTGCTCGCAGAACAGAGCAGATGCAAAACCTTGCACTCGCGCAGCAGTATTGGCGAGTCTCAGAAACGTCTGGTTACATatggtaaccctcgttccctgatggagggaacggagacattGTGTCGAGTGTATGACACTAGGGGTCGCTCTTGGGAGCCCAAACACCTCTGACATCTTTGAGAAAAGGCCAATGAAATTGAGTGTGCAGATTTTGCATAGCTGGCCACACCCGGATATCAGGGTATAAATAGGCTAGCTTAGCATCGGCTCACTCGTTCTTTTCTGAGGAGTTGAGAAGCGTCTCAACCCACTCAGAGGCagtccatcagggaacgagggttaccatACGTAACCAGACGTTCCCCTTCTGTCGTTCACTTCGACGTTGTGTCGAGTGTACGACACTAGGGGTCCCCATGGAAAACAACTGCCAAACTGCGTCACAAGTCCACGGGGGTGCAAATGTTGACAAGCCAGCGTGTCACGACCAAATGCACCTCTCCTCCTCGTAACCTTCAAACGCCCAAGACTTAAGACCTCACTCTCCAACATCTGGGAGAGTCGCCATAAAGTCAAAGGTCCCCTCAGCCGGAGCCTTTTCCCTACAGTAATACTAAAACTGCTGGGCAAATTCTTCCACAGTGTCACCAAAGAGACCAGCCTGTGAAATGGGGGCGTCAAGAAAGCGGACTTTCTTGGCTTCCCGCATCTTGGCCGGGTTGAGGTACCTGGACTACCATAGCAGACGTCGCCCTTCCCAGGGCCTGCGCCGTGACCTTCGTAGCTCGGAGAGCATAGTCGGTCGCCGAGCGCAGTTCCTGCAATACCTCTGGGTTAGGACCGCCCTTGTGCAGTTCTTTCAACGCCTTGGCCTGGTAGATCTGCAGGATTGCCACAGCATGCAGGACTGACGCAGCTTGTCCAGAGGCAGTGTAAGCCTTCGCCACTAGGGACAAAGAAAACTTACATGCCCTGGACGGGAGTCTCGGGCGGCCCCGCCAGGTGGTGGCATTTTGCGGGCACAGATGCACCACAATTGCTCTCTCCACCTGGGGAACCTCGCTGATATACCCCCTCGCTGGACCCCCGTCGAGGGTGGTGAGGGCTGAGGAGCCTGTGTACCGTGTTCCGGCCGAAAAGGGGCCTTTCACAATTTTGtcagctcctcatgcacttccgggAAGAAAGGCACCGGGGCCGAATGCGACTTAGCGTTGCGCTCAGCACCCAGAAACCAATCATCCAGCCGCGAATGCTCGGGGCAGGGTGGGGGAGACCACTCCAGCCTGATGCTCTTGGCTGCCCGGGCAAGCACAGCTGCCATCTCAGCGTCAGCCTTGGACTGAGGCCTGGCACCCAGAGGGGCCTGCTCAGCCGAGACATCCACTTCCGATGGCTCGAGCCCACCCTCCGATACTGCGATCGACAGCTCATCCTGCTCATGAGTCCCAAAAGAGAAATTGAGCCCGCCCACAGACGGGTTCTCAAACTCATCCGGAAACTCGACCGGTAAAAACGAAGCTGGTGAAGAATGTGAAGCCCACGGGGATTGACCTGGCGAAACTGTCTCATTCTCCCCATGCCCTCCCGCAGTACACATTGCTGTAGCTTCATACCCGGAGGTAGAAGAACCAGGACAGCAAGCAGCTGCGGTGACTTGGGGTCCTTTGGTAAAGAACCCGAGCCGCGAGCGCAACGTGCCGATAGAAAGTGCCTCGCAAGCGGGGCACAACCCATCCACGAGCGCTGCCTCAGCGTGAGCGTGGCCCAAACATTAAATACAGCGGTCGTGGCGGTCTTCCGGGACATGCCAACCGCACCCAGAAACACACGGACGGAAAGGCATGGCGAATCACACAATCCCACCATGTTTTTGCTCTTTTAGAAGTTTTTGCTCTTTCAGAGGAATGCTTCTTCCAGAGATCGCCGTCGAAGCACCCAGGGATACTCTCACAACACTTAGCCGTGCTTGAGAAGGGAGAGACTGCTGACTGTGCCTTAGATCCAACGACAAGGCTTTGAGAGGTGAATGGCTGCAACTTCTCCGTGAGAGATGCTGCATTCGGCTCCAAAAAACAGAACGAGTGAGCAGATGCTACGCTAGCCTATTTATACCCGGATATCCGGGTGTGGCTAGCTATGCAAATTCTGCACACCCAATTTCATTGGCCTTTTCTCAAATATGGCAGAGGTGTTTGGGCTCCCAAGAGCGACCCCTAGTGTCGTACACTCGACACAACGTCGAAGTGAACGACAGAAGGGGAAATAAATAAGGTTTGTCCAATTATGTGTTATGTATTGTTGCTAGGCgcttttttgaaaaagtctcTGAATCTAGCGACAaagtcgctaagttggcaaAACTGTCagcatctccatttctccaactacagGCTAGGCaacgggtcaaacagaaaatgtgtgCTGCATTAATCAcgcgttaataaaattagtgccgttaaaatgagtttgcgttaacgcattaattttgacagctctaattatttaaatacttaaCTACaaattttgttactttttaatggcataaacattaaataacgCATTAAATATTTAGACACTTCTTAGATTTAatgtaaaaactaaatttttcaAACATTGCCTTAAAAGTGACTCGTCTTTAAGTTGCtttttcacagacagggcttagactaaaccaggattaggccatagttcaattaggacatttaagtaattttaagtaatttaagtagaaaaaaaacattgcctggtgtgcatcttgagaattttttttttttaagatcaatCATCAAGTTTCTTTCAATTGAAACGGCTCAggcttacattttagtctaggactaggcttaagccttgtctgtgaaaccaggggtTTAAGTTTTATCTTTAATTGTAGAAGCTGCTATTCAGCTAACACAGACTTGTTGGTACTGTAGTTTTGTTACTCTGAATTTACTCAGCatcacttaatgcacagctcTATTTTGACATTGGCTTGTTCATTCTGGCCATTGCTACAGTTATCACCGTTAATCACAGAACAATTTAGCGGATTCACTCACTTAATTTTTTACACTCGTGGTTGTTAATCCTGAAACCGTATACGTGGACGTTTGGTCCTCttagacaaacaaaacttttcttCAAATTGTGAATGGATTATACAGAAAAACTGAGCAAAGGGCGCTTCCCTTATAGCGCAACTGACCAAGCTTACTCGCATGAAAACtacacaatgaatctcttatttacattgtgcatgctttctttttcttttgttataaTGGGAAGATCTGCGAACACGAAGAACTAAAacttgcaaaaacaaaaatgagttcAGAGCAGATCCTGACTAGCCTTCACTTGTTCTGTTTCTTGGAGCCGAATGCAGCGTCTCTCACGGAGAAGTTGCAGCCATTCACCTCTCAACGCCTTGTCGTTGGatcctctgattggccattgatTTCAACAGAGATGCCTGTGATTTGCTACAATATAAAGTGCTGCAGAAACgtattgtaaatataaacttttggtTTTGTAATTCGAAACCAGAGCATGCGCACAACACCAGACAGGAGCGTTTGAAAGCGGGTGAGTTCGAGCAGGTTTGAGTTGGTAGTAATGGTACTATACAGACAAATCAACAGtcaactttcttttttattccaAATAGGTGTTATTGAAGATATTGGTTATATTTCCACCAGGTTGCTGGGACTAATGATGTAATGAATTACTATGGGCATCTAATAATTTTgtgtatatacactgaacaaaattataaacgcaacacttttgtttttgcccccatttttcatgagctgaactcaacgatctaagactttttctatatacacaaaaggcctatttctctcaaatattgttcacaaatctggctaaatctgtgttagtgagcacttctcctttgctgagatactccatccacctcacaggtgtggcatatcaagatgctgattagacagcatgattattgcacaggtgtgccttaggctggccacaataaaaggccactctaaaatgtgcagttttatcacacagaacaatgccacagatgtcgcaaattttgagggagcgtgcaattggcatgctgactgcaggaatgtccaccagagctgttgcccgtgaattgaatgttcatttctctaccataagccgtctccaaaggctttcagagaatttggcagtacatccaaccggcctcacaaccgcagaccacgtgtaaccacaccagcacAGGActacatccagcatcttcacctccaagatcgtctgagaccagccacccggacagctgctgcaacaatcggtttgcataaccaaagaatttctgcacaaactgtcagaaaccgtctcagggaagctcatctgcatgctcgtcgtccttatcggggtctcgacctgactgcagttcgtcgtcgtaactgacttgagtgggcaaatgcgcACATttgatggcgtctggcactgtggagaggtgttctcttcatgaATGAATCGTACAGTGGAAATACACTGGAAATATAACCAATACGTACACTGGAAATATAACCAATATCTTCAATAACACCTATTtggaataaaaaagaaagttgaCTGTTGATTTGTCTGACAAATGTGGACTGTTTAACATGATAAATTAACAGAATTTACAGACAGcatgtatggcgtcgtgtgggtgagcggtttgctgatgtcaacgttgtggatcgagtggcccatggtggcagtggggttatggtatgggcaggcgtatgttatgttgatggcattttgaatgcacagagataccgtgacgagatcctgaggcctattgttgtgccattcatctacgaccatcacctcatgttgcaggatgataatgcacggccccatgttgcaaggatctgtacacaattcctggaagctgaaaacatcccagtactttcatggccagcatactcaccggacatgtcacccattgagcatgtttgggatgctctggatcggcgtatacgacagcatgttccagttcctgccaatatccagcaactttgcacagccattgaagaggagtggaccaacattccacagaccacaatcaacaacctgatcaactctatgcgaaggagatgtgtagcactgcgtgaggcaaatggtggtcacaccagatactgactggttttcggaccccccggaccccccccaatacagaaaaactgcacattttagagtggccttttacaacaaaaacaaaagtgttgcgtttataattttattcagtgtaGTTGTGAAGGACATTGTTAGACAAAAAGTAATTCTGTTTGTAATTCCGTTTGGTGACAGAAGTCTAGTTGGTGCAGAAATGACATACTTCACCATCATCTCCTGCACTGTTGCTctcaaattttatttgaattgtgCTTAAACATGGGTCACGACgggtttttattaattttccagGAAATCGGGCAATAGGAGGAGCCACTATACAGTCGTCAACATCTGCAGACTGGGTTGCTGAAAGGGCCGTTGATGGTAATCGAGGTCTCCAGCAGTTGTATACGGGATGCTCCTCAACCCTTAATGAGACAGAGCCGTGGTGGAGGCTGGATCTGCAGGATGTCTACCGAGTTAATAAAGTGGTCGTCACTAATAGAAAAGACTGCTGTACAGAACAAATAAACGGAGCAGAGATTCACATCGGAAACTCTTTGGAGAACAACGGCATCAACAATCACATGTGAGAAACTTGAGGTTGAAAGAGTGTGAGACATCAAGGACAAATGTGAAGGATTAATGCAGATATGACAGTATTTTTATATCCTTCATGTGTTTCTCTGTCTGTAGATGTGCTGTTATTCCTGCTATTCCAGCAGGTGAGTCCTATAACTACTCATGTGATGGATTAGATGGACGTTATGTGATTATTCATATCCCTGGAGACTGGAAGATTCTTGCGCTTTGTGAGGTTGAAGTCTACGGGTATTTGGCTGGTAATTCATTGTTGTAGAGCATTAAGTCCAATAttctacatttaatatataattcatGTAATATCATGCCATACTTGAAACGTACTATAAAGGAACACAAAATCATAATTTTCACAATTCGGTTTGGTGAGAGTAGTTGATGCAGTAATAATTCACTTCACCTCCAGTCGTTGTTCCTCAGTAATCTTCCCCTCTGCTGCAAACTTTGTGCATCAAGACGAGTCGTGACatttttttcatacatttttttttagaaaatctgGCAGTAGCTGGAGCTGCTATACAGTCGTCAACATCTGCGGACTGGTTTGCTGAAAAAGCCATTGATCGAGGTCTCCAGCAGCTGTATACGGGATGCTCCTCAACCCTTAATGAGACAGACCCGTGGTGGAGGCTGGATCTGCAGGATGTCTACCGAGTTAGTAAAGTGGTCGTCACTAATAGAAAAGACTGCTGTGCAGAACAAATAAACGGAGCAGAGATTCGCATCGGAAACTCTTTGGAGAAAAACGGCATCAACAATCCCATGTGAGAAACTTGAGGTTGAAAGAGTGTGAGACATCAAGGACAAATGTGAAGGATTAATGCAGATATGACAGTATTTTTATATCCCTCATCTGTTTCTCTGTCTGTAGATGTGCTGTTATTCCTGCTATTCCAGCAGGTGAGTCCTACAGCTACTCATGTGATGGGATGGAGGGACGTTACGTGAATCTGATCATTCCTGGAGACATGAAGATACTCACTCTGTGTGAGGTGAAGGTCTATGGAGAAGGTATACATCAGTAATATTGGTTTATAATATATCAGATAATAATATCTTCACATCATCAATTTTTGTCAATATGCCGCAGTGAGGCGCGTGGAtaagttttaataaatgcaagCTCATTTGTAGGGTGCAAACCATATTTCTTagcattttttatgaatttacatatatatgaatatatttttctaGGTCCCTGTTTAAAAAgatcatttgtaaaactgctgtTTCACTCCAGCAAAGATTTGACCGACTCTACAATAAGAGAAAACGTTCTGAAACaggtgagaaaaaaaagtaacaattgaTGAGAAAACCAACACTTATTGcattgttaaaggggtcatataatacGATTTCACCTTTTTAACTtgtgttagtgtgtaatgtagctgtgtgagcataaacaacatctgcaaagttacgaagctcaaagttcaatgcaaagggaGAAATTGTCTTTTACAGAATTAGCAAAGCATCGTCTGCAGtgaacggctggtaagggactacagcAAAATACTTCCGGGTTAGTGACATCataaacccagataaaccccgccccccgggaacatgcaacgaagggggcgaggccatgctgcgctgcttcagagaagaggaagaaaacttggggtgcatgtaaaaatgattcatatactgtatgaatcgcgattctgtcttctaacgattctcatgtattcacaagtttcaaaatcaatgttgtaaagcagtggttcttaatactgttcctcgcatcgccctgctctgcatctctctcgctctctctctctctcattcagaactgttccatttatacacttattttcacatagctatgGCAAGCGTTAAACATGGACAGTTGCCgcactgtattaaagctttaatcaggataaaaacgtatattaaaagctaacataagcagtagcataataacagcgtctctaaaagtatgagacaacaacaaacaaaaaacaggccTACCATTAAAAGCCGTgctctgcgcgatcctcttcactaatatcctctgcgtctcaatcgggctcaaactgacaagcaatatagacgaccccattgtttacaatacaaccggaggcggtttagccaatcacaacacactgggccagctaaccaatcagagcccatcttgtatttttgttaaaaactaaATCAACTGCTGTTCTCCTGCAGTTGCATTTGCAAAGAGAGAACTGGTTTATATTATGATACAAAGGTTCACCGACTGAAGTGCCGATCACCTATTGATTATTCAAACTAATTTACAGCATGAACAAATTTACAATATTCTCACATTTTAAAGAGACTGATTTTACAAAAGTACTGTTTGGGACATGACACGAGAAAAGAGGAGAGGAAGATCTCAATGTCTTGTCATATTCTGATCTAATCAGTTTAGTATGAATGTTATTTCCAGTTGGGATCTGCTCTGGCTGATAGAGGAATCACAGACGTGACACTGAGGTGGTCTCAAACCcctaaacaggaagtgaagcagAACGCTGACAAACGTGAGTGTGTTCTCACAACGGTACAATAACTTATGACACATGCTGCACAAATAGGAATGATTATAAAATTATGATATGTAATAGcaataatgtttcatttacAGGTCGTTGTGATTCAAGTATGCAATAATTCCCTGGAAATCAACAGTGTCTCTGACTCACTAAATTCacattcattcaatttcttcATAATTTATGAAAGCTCGTTTCcatcactgaataaaaaataaaacaaggtaattgtgactttatctcacaattctgacataaAGTCcattctgaggggaaaaaagagagaCTTTTCttacaattgcaagtttatatctcgcactttattactttatttctcagaattgtgagagtaGTAACTATGCTCGACAGCTGGACAACTTTGTTTGCGATTGGTGCGAGAGGGTTTTGGTTTGCAGAACTTCGCACACTAGATGAGAAAcggcattataatgcattataattgtAGCAAATCCTTGTTAATGTACTACAGTCTGTAAGATTGTACTTTTTACATCCTAGTctgtacattttaatattagaaacagTACTAATAGCATTATTTAGATGCCagatacattatgtattttttaagcTATGACTTTGGATAATTGATTTTTAGAATAGAGATCACGGTTCTCCCACGATTCAGAAATCAAAACATTAGACAACCAAACTAAATAATATGTAGGCTAATATTCTTGAGGTTCtgactaaatgttttttttttttaatgttataaatgagtctatttaaaaatatttattaatttaaatgaattcatgatgtaaaaaatcatttgaaataaatgaatgaagacTTCCTCCAGAGTTTTTGAACtaatctcttgaatgaatgattcagaaATCAAATACATTTGAACAATCACTGGtcaccacctactggcataaTGTAACATATACAGTCTTTATTTGAAGCGTAACATTAGTTCCAAAGATCAGTTCCTAATTTTGATCGTGGCTATATCCGGACCATAAACTTTTATCCTAATACTTTCGTTATTATTTAATGTCTGCAACACAGAAATGTAGCCTGCTGTGTAGACTGTTTGCGAAGCTGTTTCAACATAAAGCTTACATGATGAGCGCTGCTCTCTCTGGATCAGCGGCTGCACGAAAACAGGTGTAAATATTCTGATGTGATTGTGATTTCAAAGGTTCAATAGACAGCGGAATCAATGTCATTAAGGGATAAGGTAACGCGTGTTTGAATCGCAGTATTTTAATGATTGATCGTGCATACATATGAGCCTATAgcatatgtatttttgtatgtcaTATTTGTACCAGACCTCAAAAGTAACCTGGGCCTGGGCCATTTATCTTTAATGTGATCACAGTTTAAGAAAAACATTGTAAGCTactaattatttcattattttattaaatttccAGTTATTCAAGCGAATAAATTATACACCTAAAgtgagcaaagaacatttacattatcacaTTGTCACTGACTATAGTCTAGCGTGAGTTTAAACACTCTCAGAAAACTCCCGTTATTATCAATGAAGCTGTCTACACTGTCAAATTAATCTCTTACttatctgcactttgttgtttatgagaGAATTCGCGAGAGTGCAGAATTCAGTCAGCAAGTGTCCGCACTGAACAaaagcgatgactcatctgaacacttCTGACTGACCGttgcattcataaactcaacagaatcgtgtgtgattggttaaaaTGCGCAACGCTGTAAAAAGAAATATGATCCGATATGATCAGATCTAAATGTAATGCTGCAATCAAcacttttaatttcaattttactTTATTCGTGACAATTTGGTGGCATTTTGCGTCAAGCCCCCGTTAATTTCAGACCCGTTGCCAGGGGAAGGCTATGAGACGCGTTCGGCCAGATGTTTCTCAGGTCAGTCAGAGCActcatggtacgcacagtgcaTACAGCCatacacctgcaggcgccactgtactggtttttgtggtttacggggacaaaatttgtataatgacataggtatgacagaggtattacaatttgaaggtggtttatgaggacactgccaat is a window from the Onychostoma macrolepis isolate SWU-2019 chromosome 03, ASM1243209v1, whole genome shotgun sequence genome containing:
- the LOC131534418 gene encoding fucolectin-like; the encoded protein is MPYLKRTIKEHKIIIFTIRFENLAVAGAAIQSSTSADWFAEKAIDRGLQQLYTGCSSTLNETDPWWRLDLQDVYRVSKVVVTNRKDCCAEQINGAEIRIGNSLEKNGINNPICAVIPAIPAGESYSYSCDGMEGRYVNLIIPGDMKILTLCEVKVYGEGPCLKRSFVKLLFHSSKDLTDSTIRENVLKQLGSALADRGITDVTLRWSQTPKQEVKQNADKRRCDSSMQ